The following DNA comes from Rosa rugosa chromosome 5, drRosRugo1.1, whole genome shotgun sequence.
AGCGATCGAGTCGATGGCAAAAAAAAAGTAATGCATCGCGTAAGAATTCTAAACAGAAGATAGAGAACGACATGGTGGGAAGGCAGGCAGTACTGGAAAAAGTGATTGCTCCGGTTGACCTTGTTCCACTCGATCAAGTGATGAAGGCCAGCAAGGTGAATTCGGACCAGGTTTGTCAACAAAATTTCAGATCAGGCCTCTTCTTTTGATAGTGTTCCTCCGGGGTTTCAGAGGTTGGAGCCGACTGCCTCTGAAGTCGGCATGGCTTCTACTGGTGATACCACCTCTCCAGGGGATTGTGAGAATGGTAAAACAATCTTGGAGCCTTCTTGTTATGCGGTTGACCCGGCCTCTCTTTTAATTGGTGAAACCTCCAACATTAGAGAGGAGGGTGAGTTTACACCAGTCGTGtccaaaaaaactaaaaaacaactTCGGAAGCTAGATAAACCTACTGCTAAAGTGCAAGGTAAAAAGTCAGTGCAAGGTAGAAAGTCTGTTGCAGGGCGTGCTCTCATGCTTAAGGGAGCAAAACATAAGCTTTTTTAATGAAGCTCCTTTACTGGAATGCCCGTGGAATCGCTAATGATGACACTCAGCGGGCTCTCTTAGACATGGTACGTATTCATCGTCctctttttgtttgtctttctgAACCGTTTATTCTGCTCGAGAGTATCAACAGGTCTTTTTGGAGATCTCTTGGCCTTGTTCCTATAACAACTAATAACCGTGGACTTCAAGCACCAAATTTGTGGGTTTTGGGTCAGGAAGCACTCCAACCTACTGTAATTTCTTCCACAGATCAACAGATCACCTTTTCTTGTTCACTGGATGGTTTACTCTGTGTTATTACTGCGGTCTATGCGAGGACTACCATTGTTGGGAGAAGAATGCTTTGGCAGGATCTTTCTATGATTAATACTTCCCAGGTTTATGGTCGCCCATGGGTGGTTTTTGGGGATTTTAACTGCATTCTTGGAGCGCATGAGAAGCGGGGTGGTGGTTCTCCCAATTTAACCTCCTGCATGGACTTCCAGCAGATGTGTACTGTTTGTGGCTTAATTGACATTCCGACCAAGGGTCTTGCCTACACTTGGTCTAACCGTCGTATTGATGAGAAGTTGGATAGAGCTTTGGGGAATTTGGAGTGGTTGGAAGCTTGGCAAGTTATGGAGTGTAGCACATTAGCAAAGTCCACTTCTGATCACTGTCCAATTTTACTATCATTCCAAAGATTTGCTCTCCCTTGTCATTCTCCTTTTAGGTTTCAGAATATGTGGTTGCAACACCCGAATTTCCTCCAGCTAATCCGGGAGTTTTGGACCACACTGGAATTCCATGGTTGCCCGATGTTTATTTTAAGCTCCAAGCTTCGTGCCTTGAAGTTAATGCTTAAAAACTGGAATAAAGTGCATTTTGGTAACATTCACACAAGGGTGGAGGCTACCAGGCAGGCTCTGGATGGGGTTCAATCTGAAATTTGTAATCTGGGTCCTTCTGATGAAAGGTTCAGCCGCGAAGATGATGCACATGCGCTCTTTCAAGTGGAGCTTTCTTTGCAGCACACCATGCTTCGAGATAAATCCCGGGTGAGGTGGCTCAAGGATGGTGATCGTAATACTGCATTTCTGCATAACTTGGTAAGGATTTGTCGCTCGAATAAATCCATCACCTCTCTTTTTGATGGGAGTGCCATTTTGCAAGATCATGATTCCATTGCCAGTTATATTGTTCAACACTATACAAACATGTTTACTAGAGACCAGGGCATTATTGATACGAGCCTTGTGGAAAGAACCATTCCTCATGTGGTTACTGGAGCGGACAATGAGATTCTTACTGCAATCCTTACACATATGAGGAGATTGTGTTAGCAGTTCAGTCTATGGATGGTAGTAGCTCCCCTGGTCCTGATGGGTTTGGAGGTGAATTCTTTAAATTCTGTTGGGATATAATTTCCAAGGATGTGATTGCTGCTATTAGAAGCTTCTTTGCAACTGGGTTCATTCTTCCCCACTTTAACTCCAACCTTATATTTTTGGTATCGAAAGTTCTTGAAGCAGAAGACATTAGTGACTATCGTCCAATTGCTCTGGCAAATTTCTCTTTCAAAATCATAACCAAAATAATTGCTGATCGTCTACGTCTAATTGCTTCAAGGATTGTCTCGAAGAATTAGAGTGCTTTCATCAAGGGAAGATCAATTGCGGACCCTATTATTCTTACCTCTGA
Coding sequences within:
- the LOC133711805 gene encoding uncharacterized protein LOC133711805; translated protein: MKLLYWNARGIANDDTQRALLDMVRIHRPLFVCLSEPFILLESINRSFWRSLGLVPITTNNRGLQAPNLWVLGQEALQPTVISSTDQQITFSCSLDGLLCVITAVYARTTIVGRRMLWQDLSMINTSQVYGRPWVVFGDFNCILGAHEKRGGGSPNLTSCMDFQQMCTVCGLIDIPTKGLAYTWSNRRIDEKLDRALGNLEWLEAWQVMECSTLAKSTSDHCPILLSFQRFALPCHSPFRFQNMWLQHPNFLQLIREFWTTLEFHGCPMFILSSKLRALKLMLKNWNKVHFGNIHTRVEATRQALDGVQSEICNLGPSDERFSREDDAHALFQVELSLQHTMLRDKSRVRWLKDGDRNTAFLHNLVRICRSNKSITSLFDGSAILQDHDSIASYIVQHYTNMFTRDQGIIDTSLVERTIPHVVTGADNEILTAILTHMRRLC